The DNA sequence CGCAGAAATCAGCATCAGCATCCGAATATCTGTCCTTGGGTCATACCAGTAAAGGACGACGGGGGTGCCCACATAGCCCACAATGGACGCGCCAAGAATTACGATGAACATCTTCTTCTTCTGCTGCTCGTTGAGTCGTGATTCACTTCGTCGTCTACGTCTCCGCGCCAAGATTGAGAAGACCACGCCGACCCCAAAAAGCACGATGCCACCAGGCAGGGTGCGAGCGAATGCGAACCAAGCCGCAAGGTAAAAGGCAATGGCAATGAATCGCAGAATGAGGGTTTGCCCTGTGACATTCATCTTTTGCCTAACGACAACACCCCATTAAACCCCTGCCCGAACGACGATGAAAGCACAAATAGAAGCCCCTTCGCGGTCACCGGCAGGCTCCGTGTACTCCGTGCCCTCCTGTTCAATTCTTGCCCCCTTCGTGTTCTTCGTGTCTACTTCGTGCAATTCGTGGTGAACTTTCGGATGACATTGAAGTTTTTCACAATCGTTTTCGTGGTGGGGATGGGACTGATTCCGTCCGGTTCTCAGCAGGTCAGCGCCGCTACGCTGGCGTGGGAAGATGCGCTCGGACAGTTCGACGAATCAGTGCTGACGAACCTCGACTTGTCCGCGTTGCCGGCGTTGACGGACCTCGACGAGGCGCAACTGCAGGCGGTGTGCCGCGAACTGCAGAAGCGGTTCCAGGGCGAGTACGTGTTGGAACTTGCCCCGCTGCGGGACATGGCAACCGCCGCGTTGCCGCTGCTGGATCAACACGCGGAGACGCAGCCGTATGCAGCATGGTTGCGCACGCGGCTCGATTATCTCGCCGTCGCCGATCAACTGAAGATCTCCATTCCGCCGACAAACCTGGAGCTACGCCCTCCGCCGGTGCCGTTAGCGAATCCCACACCGGGCATGGAACGCCGCGCCTGGCAGGAACGCATGCAGATGGAGGATTTGCCGCCGGGGGCGCCGGTGTACGTCGCGCGGCTCAAACCAATCTTCGTGGCGGAAGGTGTGCCCGCCGAGTTGGTCTGGTTGGCAGAGGTGGAATCGGGATTCGACACGCTCGCGCGAAGTCCAAGTGGGGCGGCGGGTCTGTTTCAGCTAATGCCCGAGACCGCGAAGTCGCTGGGGCTGGCATTGTCGCCCTGGGACCAGCGTCGCCAGCCCGAAAAAAATGGACGCGCTGCGGCGAAATATTTGAAGTACCTGTATGGCCAATTTGGCGACTGGCGTTTATCCATCGCCGCTTACAATGCGGGGGAGGGAACCGTCAGCCGCCTCTTAACGAAATATGCGGCGCACACCTATGACGAGATTGCGACGCGTCTTCCCGCCGAAACCCAGATGTACGTCCCTAAGGTCGAAGCCACAATCCTGCGGCGCGAAGGCGTCGCCTTGGAGAAATTGAAGCTGCCCAAGAGCCCCTAACAGAATAAGGTTGTGCGAGAGCCGAGTCGGACGGAGCGGAGTCCGACGACACGCCGCTGTCGTCTGCGGCAAACCCGCGACGATGTTTTCGCGGCAATCTCCCCCGCACGGTTTTCGACCGAAGGTCTCCCCGCCAGTCTGTCTAGTAACGGGACGGTTGGGACGTTTGATTGGCGGGTGGACCCGCCGAATCGGTCACGGACTTGGCGAGAAACTGCCCGTTGGGAGCCTGGACATAGCTGACCTGGATCGGATCACCATTTTTGACGTCAGCGAGGTTTGTCTTGGTCTTGCCGCCGACCGAGATCGTGGCGGTTTTATCGACCTTGAACATTTTCGCAACCAATATCAGGACGCTAACCTGGCCGCTGGCGTTACCGCTCTCTGTTCCCGGCTTTGGGCCGCGGACGACCACGTAGCCTTGCGCCACATCCACGCCCTGGACCTGGCCGGTGAATGTCATCGCCGCGGCCTCGGCAGCCTTCACGCGCGAAGCCGTCCCAATGGACAGCGCAACGGCAAGGATCGTTAATGTCATCACAGATGTAATTCTCATCTTGTCATTCCTCCTGCTTCATCGAATTAAAATAGCACCAAGCTTGTGGAAAGCCAGCGCCGGCGCGTCTTTCCTCCGATGTGGGTGCAGTCTCTCATTGACATAAGGCCGTGGATTTGAGATTGCCATGCTCGCAGCGAGGCTTGATGAAGAAATACAAGCGGGCCAGTGACATCAAAGTGGGGGTCGTCGGTTACGGCGGCGCATTTAACATGGGCCGCGTGCATTTGCAGGAAATGCAGCGGGCAGGCATGACCCCAACCGCCGTGGCTGAGATCGATCCCACGCGTCTCGCCGCCGCCACACAGGATTTCCAGAACATCGAGACGTATCCGTCACTCCCCGCGATGCTCAAGAAGTCGAAGGTGGACCTCGTCACCGTCATCACGCCGCACAACACACACGCCCCCCTCGCGCTGCTCGCCCTGAAGGCGGGGCGGCATGTGGTTTGCGAAAAGCCCATGGCGATCAAGACTGCCGAATGCGACGCGATGATTGCGGCCGCGAAGAGGAGCGGTGTCGTGCTCTCGACGTATCACAATCGCCATTGGGACGGCCCGATCCTGAATGCCGTGCAACACATCCGGTCCGGCCTCGTCGGCGACGTCGTGCGCGTCGAGGCGCGTTGGGGGTCACGCAACAAACCCAGTGATTGGTGGCGCACCAGCAAATCGATTTCGGGCGGCATCCTCTACGATTGGGGCGT is a window from the Verrucomicrobiia bacterium genome containing:
- a CDS encoding lytic transglycosylase domain-containing protein; the encoded protein is MTLKFFTIVFVVGMGLIPSGSQQVSAATLAWEDALGQFDESVLTNLDLSALPALTDLDEAQLQAVCRELQKRFQGEYVLELAPLRDMATAALPLLDQHAETQPYAAWLRTRLDYLAVADQLKISIPPTNLELRPPPVPLANPTPGMERRAWQERMQMEDLPPGAPVYVARLKPIFVAEGVPAELVWLAEVESGFDTLARSPSGAAGLFQLMPETAKSLGLALSPWDQRRQPEKNGRAAAKYLKYLYGQFGDWRLSIAAYNAGEGTVSRLLTKYAAHTYDEIATRLPAETQMYVPKVEATILRREGVALEKLKLPKSP
- a CDS encoding Gfo/Idh/MocA family oxidoreductase encodes the protein MKKYKRASDIKVGVVGYGGAFNMGRVHLQEMQRAGMTPTAVAEIDPTRLAAATQDFQNIETYPSLPAMLKKSKVDLVTVITPHNTHAPLALLALKAGRHVVCEKPMAIKTAECDAMIAAAKRSGVVLSTYHNRHWDGPILNAVQHIRSGLVGDVVRVEARWGSRNKPSDWWRTSKSISGGILYDWGVHLLEYGLQIIRSDIVEVAGYAKTGYWAPRTKWKKDSNEDEAFASVRFRNGQWLTLLISTLNSNPRPGFLEITGTEGSYVLDWTFNECLRQNGAGTKIQKFRNPVSEGWRFYQNIADHLTKGAKLVITPEWARRPIHILDLADLSARKGKVLPAKYK